The sequence below is a genomic window from Ignavibacteriota bacterium.
ATAGTGCAAACTCTTCAGCAGGAGCTACCTTTGTTGGAATTGAGCCGGAAGCAGAATCAAAAATAACAAGCATAAAAAGTTCCATTATTGAAGGAAAGTATCCTGAAATCGGAAAAAGAGATATTCTCATCGGTAAGAAAATGGCGGAAAAGCTCGAAGTTGAAGTTGGTGGAAAAATTGTTGCCGTTACAAATTCTTCTGATGGGAATGTAAACAGCGAACTTTTCAGAGTATCAGGAATCTTTCGTGCCGGTAGCTCAGATTTTGAGAATTCAAATATTTATATTCCTTATGATTTTGCTGAAAATCTCCTTGAATTAGGAGGGAGTTTTCACGAGTTTGCAATTGTTACTAATTCTAAAGAAGATATTGAGATAATAAAAACGCAATTATCTGATTCTTTGGGCGATGAATATGAAATTCTAAGCTACAGAGATTTACTGCCATTAATAGTTTCCTATATTGAAGCATACAAAAGCACGATAATTATTTTTTATATAATAATCGGATTGGCAGTACTTTTTGGAATTATTAATACTATGCTGATGTCTGTATTTGAGAGAGTACAGGAATTTGGAGTTTTGATGGCGATTGGTATGAAGAATAAAAAAATATATTTAATGGTTGTACTCGAATCGTTGGTAATTGGTGTAATCGGAAGTATATTTGGCTTCATTATCGGAATGGCGATATATCTTATAATATCAAATACAGGCATAGACCTCAGGGCTTTTTCAGAAAGTCTTGAAAGTATGGGCTTGAGTGCAATAATTTTCCCGTCAGTTAATTTGAAGCTGATAATAAATTCAATGCTTGTAATGCCGGTTACTTCAGTTATCGGAGCACTTTATCCGGCGTATAAAGCAATAAAATTACAACCAACAGATGCAATACGTTATGTCTAATCAATCTAAAAATGAGAAAAAAATGGAATTAATCAATATTGAAAATGTAAAAAAAGTTTATAATTCAGGAGAAATTTCAGTAAACGCTCTTCGCGGTATAAATCTGAAGATAAATGAAGGTGAATTCCTTGTTATAGCAGGCGAGTCAGGTTCCGGTAAGACAACACTGCTCAATATTATCGGCACTCTTGATGTGCCTACAGAAGGAACAATTAGTCTTAACGGTGAAGAAATCAGCAAAAAAACTACTGAGGAGCTGTCTGAGTTGAGATTGAACAAATTAGGTTTTATATTTCAAGCATATAACCTCATTCCGGTTTTAACAGCTATGGAAAATATTGAATTTACAATGATGCTGAAAGGTATTCCTGAATCCGTCAGACGTGAGAAAGCGCTAACTGTAATGAATGAGCTCGGAATAGGCGAGCTTGCAAATAAAAGACCAAACGAAATGTCCGGCGGACAGCAACAAAGAGTAGCAGTAGCTCGGGCAATAGTCAATGACCCGCTTATCGTACTTGCTGATGAACCTACAGCCAATCTCGATTCCAAATCCGGCGAGAATTTGCTTGATTTGATGCAGAAAATGAATCGTGAGAAAAATATTACTTTCATATTTTCTTCTCACGACAACAAAGTCATGAATCGCGCAAGCAGGCTGATTACTCTTACAGACGGACTCATTGTCAGCGAGAAGTGATATTATTTATTCATGATTGTAAATAAATATATTTTTTGAAGTACTACGGATTACAATTTGCCGTTTAAAAAATCGTTACCTTATTTTTACTCTAAACGCTGAAAACAATGGCTATTGAAGCAATACTAAGCAAAAACGAACTTGATAAATATGACATAATTGAACTTCTGAAATCTGATTTTGATGAGCGTAATAAGCTCTATAAATTTGCTTCAGAAATCAAATCAAAATATGTCGGCAGAAAGACTTTTTTCAGAGGACTCATAGAATTTTCGAATAAATGCTCAAAGAACTGTCTCTATTGTGGCATCAGACGTGGCAATAGAAATGTTACACGATATGATTTGAGCGACGATGAGATTCTCAAGTCAGTACAATTTGCCATTGATAATAATTATGGCTCAGTAGTACTTCAGGGAGGTGAACTTGAAAACCCCAAACATACTGACAGAATTGAAAGTCTGATTAAAGAAATGATGATTCTGAGCGACTGGAAATTAGGCATTACTTTATCATTAGGTGAGCAGTCTTATGAAACTTACAAAAAGTGGATTGAGGCAGGAGCAAAAAGATATCTCCTGAGAATTGAATCTTCAAATAAGGAATTGTACTATGAGATTCATCCAAAAGACAAACTCCATGATTTCGACCGACGGCTGGAATGTCTGAAAATTCTTAAAGAATTAAATTATCAGGTTGGAACGGGAGTAATCGTTGGACTCCCGGGACAGTCACTTGAGCACCTTGCAGATGATTTGTTGTTTATGAAAAATTTTGACATTGATATGTGCGGGATGGGTCCCTATCTTGAGCATCAGGACACTCCATTGTTTAAAAAAAAGGATGAGCTGATTCCGCTTGAAGACAGGTTTAACCTTACACTTAAAATGATATCTATTTTACGGATAATGATGAAAGACATAAATATAGCAGCTTCAACCGCAATGCAGTCAATTGATAAATTCGGGAGGGAAAAGGCTCTAAAAGCCGGTGCCAATATTATCATGCCTAATATTACTCCCGGTAGTTTCCGTGATTACTACAAACTCTATGAAAATAAACCCTGCACCGACGAGGAAGCCGACGATTGTCTCAATTGTATGGAAATTCGAATTACTATCGCGGGCGATGAAATCGGCTTAAGTGAGCACGGAGATTCACCGCACTTTTTGAAAAAGCAAAACAATAATTAGAAATAAATTTTCTGAAAGTAGAATATGCATTAATTGGAGATTTTTTTAATATATCATCATCTGTTTCGAGGATTTTTATTAAAAGAATTATCAATATTTCCTCAACTCGCCAAAAAATGGTATTTTTAAAGATTTGAAAATTACGATAACCAGAAATGTTTGAAAATATAAATTCTCATCAAAACGATATTCTAAAAGATTTGAATCCTGCTCAAAAGGAAGCTGTCGAGGCTCTCAACGGTCCGGTGCTTATAATAGCAGGTGCCGGTAGTGGTAAAACAAAAGCCCTTACTCACCGCATTGCTAATCTTATATTCAGCGGCGTCAAGCCCAATAATATTCTTGCACTCACCTTTACAAATAAAGCTGCAAGCGAGATGAAAGAGCGTATTTCGAATCTTGTATCGTGGGAGAAAGCAAGATATATCTGGGCTGGAACTTTCCATTCTGTATTTGCACGTATTCTTCGCTCTGAAGCCACTCAGATTGGGTATACTCCCGATTTTTCAATTTATGATACTGATGATTCCAATTCACTAATCAAAAAGAGCATCGCAAAATTAAATTTACAGAACCAAAAGCTGCTTGCAAGTAATATCCGCTCAAGAATATCAAATCTAAAGAATAAACTTACTACCTATACCGAATTTGCCGGTAAAGCAAGTACTTCAGATGAAAAAGTCATCGCAGCAATATACAGAGAATACGAAAAGCAGCTAAAAGACAGCAATGCTATGGATTTCGATGATTTGCTGATTAATATGATTGTACTTCTTCGCAAGTCAAAGGAAATTTTACAGAAGTATCAGAATCTATTTAAATATATACTAATTGATGAATATCAGGATACTAACCGCGCACAATATATTGTTGTTAGTCTGCTTGGGGCAGCACATCAGAATATTTGTGTAGTCGGTGATGATGCGCAAAGTATATATCGCTGGAGGGGAGCTGATATTACAAATATTCTGGATTTCAAGAACGCATATCCTTATGCTAAAGTAATCAAACTCGAGCAGAATTACCGCTCAACTAAGACTATTCTTAAAGCCGCAGACTGTATCATTAAACGAAATAAAAATCAGCTACAAAAACAACTTTGGACTGAAAACCCTGTCGGTGAACTAATTAATATCAAGCAGTGCGCTGACGACCGTGAAGAAGCTTTTCGTATCAGCTCAATTATTCAATCAGAAACTATCGCAAAAAGGAAATTGAATGATGTAGCTGTTCTATACAGGACAAATGCCCAGTCACTTGCAATCGAAAATTCGCTGCGAGCTAAAAATATTCCTTATATAATTGTGGGTGGGATTTCATTTTACAAAAGAAAGGAAATTAAGGATGTCCTGGCGTATATAACACTTCTAATAAATCCAAGTGACAACGAAGCATTTATGCGTGCTGTAAATGAGCCACCTCGCGGAATAGGGCAGACTTCGCTAAGGCATCTGAGTCTTTACGCAGAACTTAATCAGATTTCACTTCTTGAGGCTTGCCGATATGCAACATCTGTAGCTGAAATAAAAGGGAAAGCCGGAACATCGGCTGTTGAATTTTATAATATGGTTGGTAAATATTCTGAAGAATTACAAAGTGAAAAATCTGATTCTGTGATTCGCAACTTTTTGGATGATTGCGGCATTATGACAATGTATTCTGAAATTGGCTCTGAAGAATCATTCGACAAGTTGAATAATATCAATCAGCTTCTGGTGGATTTCTCCACATTCCTGAAAGATAATCCCGAAGCCGGGATTTCAGAATATTTGCAGCAAATATCGTTGGTGTCGGATATTGATGAGAAAGACTTAAAGGGTAATTCCGTTACTCTTATGACTATTCACGCCGCAAAAGGATTGGAATTCAAAACTGTAATCATTTCAGGTCTTGAAAAGGGGCTTTTCCCGCTTGAGAGGGATAAATTATCAGTAGAAGAAGAGGAGGAAGAGCGTCGCTTATTTTATGTGGCAGTTACAAGAGCCATGGAAAAACTTTTTATTACTTATGCCGTTCGTCGTGCAAGATTCGGAGATACTTCAGTTCAGTATCCATCGAAATTTTTGAATGAAATTCCGAGAGAACTTACTACGATGCAGCAATCCACCGGTTTGAATATCCAAAATTTCACAAGTTCACAACCGAAAACTCCTCAAAAACCAGCAAAACCAAGTTACAACGAATATAGCCAAATTCCGCATGAAGAATCATACTCTCAAATGCCTGTAAGCGATACAGAACTAAGACCCGGCGACAGAGTGCACCATGCTAATTTCGGAAAAGGGCAAATTATCAACATTGACGGCTTTGGACAGCAGAGAAAGGCTCAGGTGAAATTTGATTCAATCGGAATTAAATCACTAATGCTTCAATTTGCAAAATTGGATAAATTGTAATTTTGTATCAAAAATTTTATAAGTTATTTTTAAAATATCAGCCAAACGAATTCAGAGCAGTAAAGAGCAATATGATTCAAAAAGAATTTAATACCAACAAAGGGCTGAAGCCCTTTGTTGCGAAGACGGATTTAACTTTCAACTCTATAACATTCAACATTTTACTAACTCACATTTTCACAAACTTTTCTACCTTATTGCCAATCCGAATGAAATACACTCCTGCGGGGAGGTGGGAAACATCAATTTTTAGTAGGTCAATCATCCCTGATTGACTATTATTGTTCGAATCATTGACAATCAGGAATGATTGTCCTACCTCAATTCCCAACATATCAAATATCTGCACTTGAACAGATGGTCTCCACTTTGAAAGTGGAGTCCATCTATCTAACGCTATTACAATATAATCTCTTGCAGGATTTGGATTTATCCTGATTCCCCTGTCTTCACCGCTCTCCCAAACGCTGGTGGTTGATGTACCCGTGAACTTCAAATCTGTTGTGTCGCCTGTGATGAGATTTATTGTGTGATATGCAGGTGAATATGAATAACCCTCGGTAATTGGAGTTAAGTCATATTGTCGTCTGGATTCTATTCGTGGAAAATGAAACTTACCACTACTTTCTGAAACAGCTGTACTATCTGCAACTTTGAAAGTTATATCTGCAATACCTTTGCCTTCTGTATCAAGTACATAACCACTTGCTGAATAGAATGTGCGAAGGTCAATTGCGTTAAAATCAAAACTACTTGTATCGCCTGTCAGTTCGATATCATATTGTAAAGGTTCATAATCAAATGGTTTGTAGAAATATGTTTGGTTAACGCCATCATAATGTTTGTTCAAGGCTCTTAAAATATAATTTCCGGCTTTCACTTTTGTAAACTTGTAATACCCCAAACTATCTGTCATGGTAACTCTAAAACCAATTGATACTGGTATGCCCGGCTGACCCTTTTCACCTTCCCAAACTCTGCCACTTATAGTGTAAATATGTTCGGGACCCGGAGCTAAGTTATCTTCTTTTAATCTGTGTATATACCCATTGTAAGCTGCTATAATTGGCATACTCCCGGCATATCTTACAATCATTGTAGGGGGACTACTCTCCCCTCCACCTAATTGTGGTGGTAATTTATTTTCATATTGCCAGGATTCTCCTCCGTCATAAGTATATAGAATCTTTCCAAACTGACCGACACAGATTCCGGTCAAACTATCTTTAAATGCAATGCTTTGTAATCCAAATGGATTGTTATAAAAATGTTTGGCAACCGTCGTTGATAAATTTAAAACCCTTCTCCAGTTCTTGCCGCCGTCTGTGCTTTTGTAAATGGCATCATGACCGGAACCACCACTGATATTATCACTTTTTCCACAAATAAACATAAGACTATCAGAAAAATAACAAAAATCATTAATTGTAAATGGTTTATCAATCAAATGTAATTCAAATTTTAGTGTGTTGATGTTTATTTTAAGAAAATATTTTTGATTTAATTTTAATTCTGAAAAAGCCATAATGCAAATTGAATCATTTATAAATCTTGGTGAATAAGCGTTACCATAGGGCATTTCATTTAAATTATCAAATGATTTCCAACCATTTCTTGTAATAAACTGACCGTTACTTACTATTCCAATATTTTCATTATACATCGAAATTGAAGCCCTAAAATAGTCAATATCATCTAAAGCACGTTTTTCAAATGATAAACCACTATTATTTGAAATGTAAATAGAATTTTTTTGTCCTGTACGTAGTACTAAAAAAAAGTTGTTACTATCAGGACAACTGAAGCTACTATTTGTTTCTATCCAATGGTTATTTAGAAAAATGGAACTATGTAAAACCCAATTCTTACCCTGATCAGAAGTTTTGAAAATTTTTATGGGGTCCTCATCCAGAGTATTATGAGTTACTACGTAAAAGTTGTTACTATCAGGACATTCAATTGATTCTGGTAGTTCATTAAATTTATAAAATACTTCATCCCAGATATTCTGGGATGAAGCAGTATAACATGAAAAAATCAGCATTATTACAAAATATTTTATCATATTTTCTTACCTAATGATAATTACTTTTTCTGTCTTGTGATAAATACCATCAATCATGATATTTACGAAATAAACGCCTGAAATTAAAGTTTGAACAGGTAACTGATAATAATTTTTACCTTTATTCAATTTATCTGTATTACTTATCAACTCCTGCCCTTGTATGCTGAAAAGTGAGAATTTAATCTCTTTACTATCAGGTATTCCGGATATGATTTCAAAATGAATGATATCACTGTAATTGAACATCATCAAATTAACATCATCAGAAATACTGATATTTCTCATTTCATACATATTATCCTCTGTAGCTTGTTTCCCGGAATATGAATTTTCGGATATACCAAACATCCAGTCACAACGATTGATACAGTTAGCAGAATCCAGTTTGAAATGAAATGATGCTGAACCCGGGCTGCCGGCGCCTCCGCCTCCACCACCAACAAATGGACCTCTTAAAAAATAATGTTGAGACAACTGACAATCAGTAATTAGTGTACTTCCACCTGAAATTGTATCAACAGATATGTAATCGGGGTTGGGTGGATCAGAAAATCTACAAACGACCAATCCTACATAACAACATTCAGAGCTATCGCAGGGTACAGTAATTTCATATTGTCTCGGAAGTGTATCATTGCTTATAATGTTTATGCCATACGACTTAATATATGTAGCCCAACATGATGATTGAACAACTCGCCAGGTGGAGTCACAACTACCATCAGCATCTTCTGGGTCAAATCCCATACTATTTTGAAGTATAGCTTTTAACAATATCCTTTTTTGAATTTCATCAGTAGAAACAGTACATAGATCACAAGCAGTTGAATCCGGGTAACCGTAAGAAATGAAGTATTCAATTTGAATATCTTGTTTATCATTACAAGTATTCTGTCTTGTTTGATACCTGGCAAAAACTTTACAATTTGGGCATTCATCAATATCTAAATTCAAAGACCTTTTGTCCCATTCTACAGAATCGCAATCATCTTCACACTGTTCTGGATTTAGTTCGATGTTGCAATAGAGTGATTTAATTATTCTACAAGGAGTTGTATCGTTTATGCCACGATATAAATACAAAGTATCTGCACGGTATTCACCTTTTTCCAAACAATTAAATGGTGAATATGTATAATTTGTTACAATCCCATTTTGAGGTAAAAGCGTCTTTCCGGGTATTGAATTTAGAGAATATGACCTGTAACAATCATAGAATTCAGGTATATTGATA
It includes:
- a CDS encoding T9SS type A sorting domain-containing protein, encoding MQDWFEVTVTEGTAESPCGEDKCEVNANINIPEFYDCYRSYSLNSIPGKTLLPQNGIVTNYTYSPFNCLEKGEYRADTLYLYRGINDTTPCRIIKSLYCNIELNPEQCEDDCDSVEWDKRSLNLDIDECPNCKVFARYQTRQNTCNDKQDIQIEYFISYGYPDSTACDLCTVSTDEIQKRILLKAILQNSMGFDPEDADGSCDSTWRVVQSSCWATYIKSYGINIISNDTLPRQYEITVPCDSSECCYVGLVVCRFSDPPNPDYISVDTISGGSTLITDCQLSQHYFLRGPFVGGGGGGAGSPGSASFHFKLDSANCINRCDWMFGISENSYSGKQATEDNMYEMRNISISDDVNLMMFNYSDIIHFEIISGIPDSKEIKFSLFSIQGQELISNTDKLNKGKNYYQLPVQTLISGVYFVNIMIDGIYHKTEKVIIIR
- a CDS encoding ABC transporter permease, whose protein sequence is MIFTIARRNLWRNRRRTLIVISSVIAGVVAIILNDSVGNGIVSQMLDNQINLHTSHIQIHQNGFNENKSIQAVLPDPNFVEDILNQNSNIATYSKRTIAFGLLNSANSSAGATFVGIEPEAESKITSIKSSIIEGKYPEIGKRDILIGKKMAEKLEVEVGGKIVAVTNSSDGNVNSELFRVSGIFRAGSSDFENSNIYIPYDFAENLLELGGSFHEFAIVTNSKEDIEIIKTQLSDSLGDEYEILSYRDLLPLIVSYIEAYKSTIIIFYIIIGLAVLFGIINTMLMSVFERVQEFGVLMAIGMKNKKIYLMVVLESLVIGVIGSIFGFIIGMAIYLIISNTGIDLRAFSESLESMGLSAIIFPSVNLKLIINSMLVMPVTSVIGALYPAYKAIKLQPTDAIRYV
- a CDS encoding UvrD-helicase domain-containing protein, with the translated sequence MFENINSHQNDILKDLNPAQKEAVEALNGPVLIIAGAGSGKTKALTHRIANLIFSGVKPNNILALTFTNKAASEMKERISNLVSWEKARYIWAGTFHSVFARILRSEATQIGYTPDFSIYDTDDSNSLIKKSIAKLNLQNQKLLASNIRSRISNLKNKLTTYTEFAGKASTSDEKVIAAIYREYEKQLKDSNAMDFDDLLINMIVLLRKSKEILQKYQNLFKYILIDEYQDTNRAQYIVVSLLGAAHQNICVVGDDAQSIYRWRGADITNILDFKNAYPYAKVIKLEQNYRSTKTILKAADCIIKRNKNQLQKQLWTENPVGELINIKQCADDREEAFRISSIIQSETIAKRKLNDVAVLYRTNAQSLAIENSLRAKNIPYIIVGGISFYKRKEIKDVLAYITLLINPSDNEAFMRAVNEPPRGIGQTSLRHLSLYAELNQISLLEACRYATSVAEIKGKAGTSAVEFYNMVGKYSEELQSEKSDSVIRNFLDDCGIMTMYSEIGSEESFDKLNNINQLLVDFSTFLKDNPEAGISEYLQQISLVSDIDEKDLKGNSVTLMTIHAAKGLEFKTVIISGLEKGLFPLERDKLSVEEEEEERRLFYVAVTRAMEKLFITYAVRRARFGDTSVQYPSKFLNEIPRELTTMQQSTGLNIQNFTSSQPKTPQKPAKPSYNEYSQIPHEESYSQMPVSDTELRPGDRVHHANFGKGQIINIDGFGQQRKAQVKFDSIGIKSLMLQFAKLDKL
- the hydE gene encoding [FeFe] hydrogenase H-cluster radical SAM maturase HydE, whose translation is MAIEAILSKNELDKYDIIELLKSDFDERNKLYKFASEIKSKYVGRKTFFRGLIEFSNKCSKNCLYCGIRRGNRNVTRYDLSDDEILKSVQFAIDNNYGSVVLQGGELENPKHTDRIESLIKEMMILSDWKLGITLSLGEQSYETYKKWIEAGAKRYLLRIESSNKELYYEIHPKDKLHDFDRRLECLKILKELNYQVGTGVIVGLPGQSLEHLADDLLFMKNFDIDMCGMGPYLEHQDTPLFKKKDELIPLEDRFNLTLKMISILRIMMKDINIAASTAMQSIDKFGREKALKAGANIIMPNITPGSFRDYYKLYENKPCTDEEADDCLNCMEIRITIAGDEIGLSEHGDSPHFLKKQNNN
- a CDS encoding T9SS type A sorting domain-containing protein, translated to MIKYFVIMLIFSCYTASSQNIWDEVFYKFNELPESIECPDSNNFYVVTHNTLDEDPIKIFKTSDQGKNWVLHSSIFLNNHWIETNSSFSCPDSNNFFLVLRTGQKNSIYISNNSGLSFEKRALDDIDYFRASISMYNENIGIVSNGQFITRNGWKSFDNLNEMPYGNAYSPRFINDSICIMAFSELKLNQKYFLKININTLKFELHLIDKPFTINDFCYFSDSLMFICGKSDNISGGSGHDAIYKSTDGGKNWRRVLNLSTTVAKHFYNNPFGLQSIAFKDSLTGICVGQFGKILYTYDGGESWQYENKLPPQLGGGESSPPTMIVRYAGSMPIIAAYNGYIHRLKEDNLAPGPEHIYTISGRVWEGEKGQPGIPVSIGFRVTMTDSLGYYKFTKVKAGNYILRALNKHYDGVNQTYFYKPFDYEPLQYDIELTGDTSSFDFNAIDLRTFYSASGYVLDTEGKGIADITFKVADSTAVSESSGKFHFPRIESRRQYDLTPITEGYSYSPAYHTINLITGDTTDLKFTGTSTTSVWESGEDRGIRINPNPARDYIVIALDRWTPLSKWRPSVQVQIFDMLGIEVGQSFLIVNDSNNNSQSGMIDLLKIDVSHLPAGVYFIRIGNKVEKFVKM
- a CDS encoding ABC transporter ATP-binding protein, with the protein product MELINIENVKKVYNSGEISVNALRGINLKINEGEFLVIAGESGSGKTTLLNIIGTLDVPTEGTISLNGEEISKKTTEELSELRLNKLGFIFQAYNLIPVLTAMENIEFTMMLKGIPESVRREKALTVMNELGIGELANKRPNEMSGGQQQRVAVARAIVNDPLIVLADEPTANLDSKSGENLLDLMQKMNREKNITFIFSSHDNKVMNRASRLITLTDGLIVSEK